The sequence below is a genomic window from Ignavibacteriales bacterium.
AAACGCTGTACGAAATTTCTCCCGAAGAAATTGCCGGGCTCATCCATATGAGATTAGAAGAAAAATTAGCCCGTGATGTCTATACAACATTTGGAGTTCAATACAACTACAAGGCGTTTTTAAACATCAAACTCAGTGAACAGAATCATATGAATGCCGTAAAAAGAATGCTTGATAAATATTCAATTCCTGATCCTATAGTTTCAGATGAAATTGGTGTATTCCCGGATGCAGCATTTCAGGATCTGTACAACAATTTTATTGCACAAGGAAGCTCTTCATTATATGAAGCTTTAGTTGTAGGAAAAACAATTGAGGAAATCGATATCGCAGACCTGGAGGCACAACTTCTTATTGTAGATAATCCGGATATAATCAGGGTTTATACGAATCTTAAAGCCGGATCTGAAAATCATCTTGCCGCGTTTATAAAATGTATCAGTGGATTACCATCATCAACTCAGGTTGTTGATTAAAATTTAAGTTATGCAAGCTAAACAGAAAAGCAATCCATTGGATTGCTTTTCTTTATTATTAAGTGTCTCTTTGTTACATTAAAACAGTATCAATAATATTTTTCGGGGAATGACACATGTTCAGAAATTTGTGTTTGTTTATCCGGTTTGACGGGCAATTTTTATCCGAAGCTGTTATCAACTTCATTTTTCATTTCAGAATTAATCCATCAATAAGTTTTAATAATCACAAAGGATAAAACATGATAAAATATTTACTGCTATTCATGATCGTGTTTCAAGTGATGAAC
It includes:
- a CDS encoding DUF2202 domain-containing protein produces the protein MSTKKILSALGMLMILILLLGCNQENQVTTPGDKSFQKSGFGQGGETLYEISPEEIAGLIHMRLEEKLARDVYTTFGVQYNYKAFLNIKLSEQNHMNAVKRMLDKYSIPDPIVSDEIGVFPDAAFQDLYNNFIAQGSSSLYEALVVGKTIEEIDIADLEAQLLIVDNPDIIRVYTNLKAGSENHLAAFIKCISGLPSSTQVVD